Part of the Anoplolepis gracilipes chromosome 13, ASM4749672v1, whole genome shotgun sequence genome, GGATACACGTGTCGCTCTACAAGAAACACCTATTAAATCACTTATTTCTGCTTCCAACGTGGAGCTCGttacttttaaaactttaaaatagcaACTTTAGtcttagaaattttatacatgtccCTCTCCCATAATTCACGTCTTTATCCATAAATTCTTTGATCCATTTGTAGAGTGCctttttaaatgaaacttttaaatgcatgttatgaataatttttagaaattacttaaattaaaaaattcttcaaaaatataaagttttattagagtaatttgcagaaataatttttacttgaatttAAGCTCCGATTATTTGTgtgactgtatatatatatatatatatatacatcgaaATTGAACGCCTAATTTGCTATATATCTTCAACCAGTTAGGTTTTCGTAGACTTTTTTTCACGTTACACAACCATTTGTAACCAACCCTAATGGCTTACGATGCGATTAACTCGGCTGCACGCCTCGATATCTGCCCTTACGTGTACCTGCGAGGCATAGCCAGCTCGATCGTGAATCGGGGCTAACGAAGATAAATATCGGCGCGATATAGGTATCGCAAGTGAGCTAAAACGTTACGACGCGcgtacgatatatatatatatatgtgtgtgtgtgtgtgtgtgtgtgtaaattcTCTTTATGTGAAACGCAAAATGTCGCTGCAAGACAAACGGTTTGCTGTCTCGCAACTCCGACTCCGAGCCCGCGAGCGatcgatttttaaaagacGGTCAGCCAAAGTAGAGAGCAATGCACAGTCGAGGGACGATGTATGTACAATGCAACGGACGAGGATATGTATACACAAGCCTCGGAAAGGATCGAACCCGTTAACCCGTAGATCCTGTACGTTTTATGGTATGCGATACATGgcacacattttttatttatcttgccTATCGGAAAACGTGTCAGCTCCTGGCGTTGTCGAATAAGTTCTTTCTTGCTTATTCTGTCGACGACGATAAGTGTGAACGCttgtaaattcttttttttttttttttttttactttttttcttatcaaatggTGGAAAACGATATGACGATATTATGCCGTCGAgagaatatagaatattctctctctctctctctctctctctctctctctctctctctctctcccttatATAATTACGTACGGTCGTTTGTGACCGGGGTCATTAAGGAAGATGGAGCAGAGAATCGCAGGAGGAGCCGCAATGAGGGAAACACGGTGACGGAAACTGGAACGCTGTGATCTAAATGCCGAGCTTATTAATGCGCCTGCATTATTATCATTAGTCATTCCGTTGCAGACCACACGTTTGCCCGGCAATCCGACTTTCCCCCTCACCCTCGCGCCCGCTTCCGCGCGTGCTTACGTAAACGCCCTCGCGATAGGTGTGAGCAAACAACTCTAAAGCTTATTTCCAAATAACGTCTTGAAAGTACATCTCTAAAAGAACAGAGATTACAAAGCCGTGGGAAGCTcttttacatgtaatttttattttttaatttcaaattttaaagcgCTTTGAAGAGCAAGgtctttaatttgtaaattttcgtGTGAAATGGAAATAAGATTGACGAGATCTGAAAACACGTGGACCGCACGCGTTTTGACAGACGCGTGGTCGACGATGGGTGATCTAAACGAGGATCgcgctttatttatttctcgcgGAACGTTCAGAGATGGGTGTCACAGAGTCCTCGCTCGGCAAGCACGCATTTACGCATGATTGTGCAATTATTACTGCCAATAACTGTTCCCGATCGAGTCTCGAGAATACGATGATGCCGACGTGATGTGTACGGGCCTCTGGTACACGCGCCGCGCGATTTATTATTGCGCCTTATCGTAAAAGAATTGCTCCTGGACGTGGAGAATGGAGTTTCCCGAAATAAATCGCCTGATTTTTCGTATCGGCCTTAAACAGACCGTATCGTGCGAGGcgaaataaattgcatttaataaagCAGCACTCGCGATAcgtattaaattgtataaatggtataaaattaagatacaaAGGGAGTAGAATAGACGATGAAatttaattgtgaaatatacaACGAATACGCCATTGAGTAACAATCAATATTACAAATGTGAAGAACATGGGGgtggggggagggaggggaggagAACgtgtttctaattttttaattaaattaaggaTAAAATCCGATCCAAGTACGTAAAGTATTCCAAGATACATCGGGAtgatttgttatataataatataatatttcctcGATACGTACATTTCGCATTATTTCTCGTAGCAACCCTCAGGACGACGCGAGGGGGTTTTGTTTCGCCGCGCCGTTGTAGCCGGTTAAAAGGATGCAAGAGAAATGAGCTTCTTACGCGAGGAAAATGGAAGAGAAGCTTTTcgtgggtttttttttttttttttttttttttcaattttattttatgtactttCGACGATAGGATACGCGCACGGAAGACAGGGAACAACAAGAGTGTCGGCCGACGTTGGCTCGgctacatattattttacactCTAACGGGACACCGGGGACGAcgatataactatataaagaGGAGCGGAAAGAGGAAGCAGCAGGTGTACGCGAGCACTCGATAAACATCTTCCGGAGATGGGACAAGATCTTCACTTGTCTTCACCTTCGCCTTCCTCCTCCTCGTCGAACTCGCCCTCCTCGTCGGCGGTCGCCTCCTGATACTGTTGATACTCGGACACAAGATCGTTCATGTTGCTCTCAGCCTCGGTAAACTCCATGTCGTCCATACCCTCGCCGGTGTACCAGTGCAGAAACGCCTTACGCCGAAACATCGCGGTAAATTGCTCCGATACTCTCTTGAATAATTCCTGGGGGAATGAAATTTCCAGTCTATCGTAATGATGTAATAAACCCCCCAAATGtctattattatgaaaaatttcgcTCCTTTCAAGAGTTTTTCTACAAAgtcgcagaaaaaaattgctcgatAACGTTGAGATTAAACTTAAagttttgatgaaaaattatatatatatatatatatatatattttttttttttttttcaagcaatTTACGATTAACTCTTTTCGCTCTGCGATAAGTCGACAAACGAACCTGAATAGCCGTGGAATTGCCGATGAAAGTCGCGGACATTTTCAAGCCCCGCGGAGGTATATCGCAAACGGCGGTCTTCACGTTGCTGGGTATCCATTCGACAAAATAGctgctatttttattttgaatgttGAGCATTTGCTCGTCCACCTCCTTCATTGACATTCTACCGCGAAACACTGCGGCCACCGTCAAGTATCTACCGTGTCGCGGGTCGCACGCGGCCATCATGTTCTTCGCGTCAAACATTTGTTGAGTGAGCTCCGGCACCGTGAGTGCCCGATACTGTTGCGAACCTCTGAAACGTCATTCTTGAATTAGATGATGAAACAGGCAGGTAGAAAATTACACGAACGAAAAtttccctttctttctttaatccGTTggggggggaaaaaaaaaaaaaaaggacaaaTCAAATTCACAAAACCTAGAGGTCAAAGGGGCAAAGCCGGGGATAAAGAAGTGCAGTCGCGGGAAGGGGACCATGTTGACCGCGAGCTTCCTCAGGTCGGCGTTCAGCTGGCCGGGAAATCTCAGGCAGGTGGTGACGCCGCTCAAGGTCGCGCTAACCAGGTGATTGAGATCGCCGTAAGTCGGCGTGGTGAGCTTCAGGGTCCTGAAGCAAATGTCGTATAGCGCCTCGTTGTCTATGCAATACGACTCGTCCGTGTTTTCAACCAGCTGATGCACCGAAAGAGTGCAGTTGTAGGGCTCGACCACGGTGTCTGACACCTGTGTGTCAAAaggaaattacaatattatatatatatagaacgcAACacgcatctctctctctctctctctctctctctctgggtATATcgtatactaacaataagtatatacGCATTGTACGCGCGGTATTGTTCTATTAAGGACAAAAGGTTGCTTTCCGACGGCCGCCCTTTGTCTCGTATCCATTGTACCTTATCCGATGCATGTGCATCGGAAAGACTTTTGGCGTTGCGCCGTGGAATACGTCCTCCGGCAATTGCCGATACGCCGAGAATTCGTAAGCGTAACTCTTGCCGCAAAATCCAATCTTACATGCTATTGCCGAAAGTCGTCGTGAGATATCGTtcgatcatatatatatatagggtgtcttGAAAGCGCGAATATAAATCCGACGAATTTAAATGAGGGacaaaaagaaggaaagaggaaaggcatctatatatatatatatatatatatattaccttTGGCGAAGGTACCACGCTAAAAGTCATCATGATCCTGTCGGGATACTCCTCGCGGATCTTGGAGATGAGCAGGGTACCCATGCCGGCGCCAGTGCCGCCGCCCAGGGAATGCGTGAGCTGGAATCCTTGGAGACAGTCGCAACTCTCGGCCTCCTTACGCACCACGTCCAAGACGGAGTCGACGAGCTCGGCGCCCTCGGTGTAATGGCCCTTGGCCCAATTATTGCCGGCGCCGCTCTGACCGAAGACAAAGTTGTCTGGCCGGAATATCTGGCCGAACGGCCCCGAACGGACCGCGTCCATCGTCCCGGGCTCCAGATCGACCAGGATCGCGCGGGGCACATACTTGCCGCCCGTCGCCTCGTTGTAATAGACGTTTATCCGCTCCAGCTGTAGATCCGAGTCGCCGTGATACGTGCCCGTGGGATCGATTCCGTGCTCGTCCGAAATCACCTCCCAAAACtggaggaaagaaaaaaaaaaaagaaaaaaaaaaggaaaaaacaaGAGGGTGAGCTTGTTGTTGATTTTTCGCATCGTGGACAATAGATTTTGATCACTGATTTTACTACATCTTCAATGACTTTTGAATGCCTGTAAATTACTCAAAGGACCGAAAACGTACCTTGGCGCCAATCTGATTGCCGCATTGGCCCGCCTGGAGATGTGCTATCTCGCGCATGTTTGCTAGCTTGTAGCTTTGACTTTGCGAGATCTCCTGTTCGTTAGGAAAAGTCCAAAATCAAGACCTAGTCGTCGTCTGTTTCCGTTACCTTGGAAATGCGAACGCTCGCGTATTCCGGTGCGCGATATACGACGCGAGAATGCGAGGAAGCGAGAAACCGCGCGGAGATAAAGCGCCAGAGATCTTCCACGCGACAAGATTCGTTAGAATTCCGACAAAATCCCTAACCCTAAGAATCGTAACTCGGGTAATTTGGCTGAGGTGCAACTCGCGTTTCCATGGCGATGCGACGAGAGCAGCGTGTCTCGGTTCCGCTTCTGTTTCGGGGGAACAATTGAATGTGCCGTTGATGAACAAAAGACTCATACCGCTATATCCGCCCTTATCGCGTTCGTCGATTTCGATATAGAATGTCGAGAAGAAATTCGCGaaggcgagagagagagagagagagagagagagagagagagattcttacaattagatctttaattaaaaattatttattaattttaatttaaattcttttttttttttttttttttttattatctttacaaTCAACGATTAcagttttcttaaatatttctcatttcttttttttatcccgAGCTATTTATTAGAATGTCTATCGAATGCTTATTCCTCTAAGGGTGTTTTTAGTCTTGTAAATCGAATTCCACGTAATACTACTTAAGCCAGACTAAAGGGACCTAAACAAAGTCTGTAAAACTCTTGGTCGCGAAGGCTTTCGCTATCTCATTAACCAGCTCCCTGTATACGATGGGATTGACGTTCTGTGCGAGCTGATGCAACAGGAACCAATCGCCGAAGTGGAATACTCGTACGACACGCTCGGCCTTAGATTTCTCAAGAACGCGAACCGCGCCTCGCAGAAGGTACACTCTTGCCCAAGATTGAGAAAAAACTATGATtctagaaagagaaatatatatatatatatatataaatcgatcgCTATATCGATTCCAACAATAGTTGTTGTAATTTTCATTCAACTTTTTCTctgtagggtaaactcgggtaagatggccatagttttttacaattttaatagtatttggcatattatcttcactgaatcTAAAATTACGTAGTATTATCGacattaaaaggaaaatatttcatagaaatccataatatttataaaaaaattgtgaaaacgaaaataaaaattataggtcatgtaacaatttacatatctttacaATACGTCTAACGTccattacgatagcttaactgtcatttattcgacTTTGCAAAACtcaaaatatgatatacaatagattcacaatatcgtaaTTTCGAATAAtctatgcacataaactactgtaaatatcgattatctttgataatgactaatgtagcgattattgaaaaaattacatcctaTGGCCATCGTACACAGTTTATGATTTATTGTCGCGTTctcttcttaaaaaaaatataaagcggAGATTCGCAATTACAAGGTTGAGAAACTGGCGATAGCGACTCGAATAGCTGCCTTGGATTTAATGTTggcgtaaaataaatttcacgaATCGTAATCCGAAATGACATATCGCCGACCCGACGCCGTGTGTTCCGCGCAGATGTCGACTAAACTTACGTACCTACCTATAGATTAACGCCAAGCAACCGATGCCCGCGAGAAACACCAGCCAGAACCAGAGGACGACAAAAATCTTCTCGTTCACCACATTTAACGGGAGTACGCACAGGGCGTCGTGAGTTTGCACCGAACCCGCTGGCCCGAACGTGTGAATCGTGCACTTGGTCATCTTTGGAAATAGTCGCGCCATAGGATCGACCCTGTCGTGGGGATTCTCCTCTGTGACGAATGCGCTCACCAAGGGCCCGTATCCCCTAAACTGTCCCTCCAGAAATATGTCCAACAGATATATCTGTCCTATCTATCgatgaaacaaaattttatcacgATAATTTCGCACTTTCTGTGGCatcgtttttaaaataaaattataccatcggtaaattttttttctcgaagaaCGATATTGATTTTCGTCATCATAAAATCACAACAATCGCGCTAAAACGATTGTGtcttttaaaatgcttttaaaGCTTTCGACAATGTATTTTTCTACGCGCGATACATCGGGGTTTatgtagcaaaaaaaaaaaagaaaaaaaaaaaagttttcaattgcattttttaaaggTCTGGATTATCTTGGAGctcaagaattaattattcacatttatttCCGCGCAATTTCTCTGCGTCTGACGTTAGAATCGCGGCCAGCTGATGGAGAATCCTCAAGTATTTTCGCCGAGCTAACAATGAGCAGTCTTATACCTACcgaatttaaaaagtttaagatCTCGCACACGAAGAAACGCATAGCGTAAAAGTTGTGACTATGTAGATTCGTCTTGGTAAAATACTCGACGAGTTGCTTCTTCCTCTCCTCGGTCCAAACATCTCTCAGAAAGGGAGACGCGAGATCTCGCGAAAGAAGGCCTATGGTGCCTCTCTCCCAGATGCCCCATAAAGCACGCGGCATATAAAAAAGGATCGCTTGTAAGCCGAGAACGAAGCAGACCTATCcaacaattacaaaaattcttaCTCCtcttatttcgatttttttttttatcccaagttaaatattttggctTTATTTGAAAGAAGGGTGAAAAaagttacgtatatatatatcttttacgaAAAGATTTCAAGTATTATAAAGAagctaattgtaaaaatgaacTTTcaacataattacatatatataagaatatgtgAGGAGCAAGCGAATCTCtttcgaattattttcttttttcacgaAGAAAGGAGGAagacggagaaagagagatatttttatttaatttaaaattttggtCCTTTTATTGGAAAAACATAAGTGTGTTTTTAGAGAAAACTTTTCTCGCGCTGCCTTTTTCGCGATATTCACGATGCAGATCGCACGATACAAAGCGACGTGGATAACGGGGGGCAGATCTGCGATCTCTATTTCCATTTCCTCCTGCCGCCTTCCGTCCTCCGGACGTTTCCTTCACATTCGTGCGTTCACGTTTCAGATTTCATTCACGCTCGCGCAATGTGTTTGCATGCGCCGAGAGCCGGGAGCGCCCTGACCATCGGAATGAAGTGCAATCGTTATCATGCATCTCGCGTACGTAGGCGAATCGgggtgtatgtatgtgtgtatgcacTCGATGCGAGAACCTATGCAACCGACCGATTTGATCGCACGTGTGTGCGTTTCTCGC contains:
- the LOC140672228 gene encoding tubulin beta chain; amino-acid sequence: MREIAHLQAGQCGNQIGAKFWEVISDEHGIDPTGTYHGDSDLQLERINVYYNEATGGKYVPRAILVDLEPGTMDAVRSGPFGQIFRPDNFVFGQSGAGNNWAKGHYTEGAELVDSVLDVVRKEAESCDCLQGFQLTHSLGGGTGAGMGTLLISKIREEYPDRIMMTFSVVPSPKVSDTVVEPYNCTLSVHQLVENTDESYCIDNEALYDICFRTLKLTTPTYGDLNHLVSATLSGVTTCLRFPGQLNADLRKLAVNMVPFPRLHFFIPGFAPLTSRGSQQYRALTVPELTQQMFDAKNMMAACDPRHGRYLTVAAVFRGRMSMKEVDEQMLNIQNKNSSYFVEWIPSNVKTAVCDIPPRGLKMSATFIGNSTAIQELFKRVSEQFTAMFRRKAFLHWYTGEGMDDMEFTEAESNMNDLVSEYQQYQEATADEEGEFDEEEEGEGEDK
- the LOC140672229 gene encoding innexin inx2-like, with the protein product MLDLFAPIKCLLQEESVRVDNVVFRLHSRLTVLLLLVCTILVTAKQYIGEPISCMTDGSIDKDPVNAYCWIYSTFTVSRHLKGIPGRGVASAGVGQALPDDKARHHRYYQWVCFVLGLQAILFYMPRALWGIWERGTIGLLSRDLASPFLRDVWTEERKKQLVEYFTKTNLHSHNFYAMRFFVCEILNFLNSIGQIYLLDIFLEGQFRGYGPLVSAFVTEENPHDRVDPMARLFPKMTKCTIHTFGPAGSVQTHDALCVLPLNVVNEKIFVVLWFWLVFLAGIGCLALIYRIIVFSQSWARVYLLRGAVRVLEKSKAERVVRVFHFGDWFLLHQLAQNVNPIVYRELVNEIAKAFATKSFTDFV